The genomic stretch TGTGACAGACGAGGCTGGTCCTGTCTTAGAGCTGCCCCTTGGCTTCCTCAGCTGCGTTGAGAAGCTGCTCCCAGCGCGGTATCTGATAGGCTGGACAGTGGGTGTGTTTGACTCCACAGCATGTGACCTTCTCCTTTCGGCCCTGCCTTTCCGTGTCTAGGCCTTGCATAGATGTTAGTGTTGGCTTGTGTTACCGTCCAAGGAGTTCTGTTTTCTCTTCACCTACAAAgtccctgttttttaaaaaccttctgTTTAACGAATGTAAATTGTTAGGTAATTTCCCCATTCGTTGGGAAAGTACTTGAGTGTCTGTGTCTTCCATGAGCAGCTGGGGTTGGCTGATGGAGAGGAGGGGGTTCCGGTGGGAGCAGGCGCCAGGTCACAAGTTCCATCTGTGGTCTCAGTGAGAAGCTGCCCCACCGAGCTGTCCGGGGTCACTGGAGGGCACCTGGAGGCTCTGTGCGTGGCCACCCCTTGTGGTTCCCACTCCAGCAGGGTGGCTGCCAGTTGAATGAACTGAATGGGGCCCAGGGCAGAAACAGGGCAGTCGGGTATCAACTTTATCAACGCATATCCTgttggctctgtttctctgaagagtCCTCAGTAACACATCATCCAAGCAGGAGGGAGGACAGGCATATAGACCAGGACAGTGGCAATGGAGGTGGTGAGCGACGGTGGGATTCAGGATGTGTTATTAAGAGGCTGGAGCTCTAGCCGGATCAGATACAGAACGGGAGTGGGAAGCAGGCACGGGTGACATCTGGTTTCTGGCCGAGCCCTTGCAAGCTGTTGCCATCCGCTGAGGAAGGCTGGCCTGCAGGGAGAACGGGCATGGGGGGAGTACCAGGAGCTTGACCGCGAACATGCTCACTTTGAAATCCCTATTAGATAACGGGAAGTGCAGGTAGTCTGGAGTCGAGGAGAGAAGCCTCGCTGTGGGGCTGGACCAGTGGGAGTTTAAGGCTCTGGGTGATGGAGCCCCAAGCCGGGAGCACGCGCTCATTTAGAGGTTGTAAGATAAAGTGTGCAAAGGCGGCTGGCAAGAAGCATGGGCAGGGTCTGAGGAAAGGCAAGTGGGAGAGCCTGTTTCGCGTCGCGCGTGCTTAGTGTACTGAGTGTGTCTCTTAGTGCTCTCAAGGAATTATTTTGTGTTGTTTTCCCCACATAACTCTTGAGGGTGGAGATTTTCAATGAGTCTCCACCCCAGCACAGTACTTGGCATGTAGCAGGAACTCAGGTGTCTGAGGGGATGAATTGTCTTTGTGGGTCCcagttatttttattctaaaaatgatGAGGGTTGCTTCCTCATTTGCTCCTATCTTGAATAAAGCCTGAAATCTGTCTTTATTCCTCTGACCAGAGCTGATTTCCCTCAGGTTGgggcgggggtgtgtgtgtgtaatacccTGGCAACTGTACCACGAAGTAGTTCCAGAGTAAGTGTGTTTCACGGTGTACACCGTCACACACAGTCTTGTTTGTGATGTGTTTTTTGGCTCCTCCACCAAAGCAAGGGGATCAGAATGATTCTGAGATGTCTGGCTTATAAAATTGGATGGACGGGTAGTGGTGTCCTTTCCTGAGACGTGACTGGAAAGCACTGGGTGAAGGGTTGAGTGGTGCTTTTAGTCTGTAAATGTGCTGTTTGGATTCCTCTGTTCCtttcttgcattttatttatcctgTTAGCGAACCTCTGTGATTTCGGTTTAGAGCATGTTGATTTTAAGTTGCCTGTGGGCCTCCAAGAGGAGGTGTCGGGTAGGCAACCGGCTGTGTGCATTTGGGGCTGAGGGGCCTGCCAGGCTGACGTGCATCCCCGCTCTGCCAGTCAGCGTCTCTGCGCTGTTGGGGAGCCGTTGAGCAGGCCTGAGGCCGTCTGCTCATCTGTTGGACGGGAACAGCGTCACCTGCTTTCGAATCCAGgattgagagagacacacaggcgGTGCTCAGCACAGCGCCTGCGTGGAGAGGCATGGCTGCCTGCTCTTGGGTGGACCGAGCTGGGGAGCAATGCCGCCTTTTGAGAGCTGGCTGTGTGTCAGGCTACCAGAGCCCTGTTAGTGGCTTAGTGTGTGTATTCCTTACTGTTCCCAAGCTCAAACTTGGCTGCTGTGCCGACACTTCATCTTTGTAAACCATACCTGAAGCTTTCCTCTCCCCCAATTGTACCCCACTTATATTTTCAATCCTCATTCTTTTGCTGATTTTAAGTTCTATAAGTAGCCCAGTGTATACATGTGTGGATCTGGTAATATTTCAGGGAGTTATTGGTGTTATAGTTTCTGCTTAATTTGTCGGTTTTTAAGAAACAACTCTAGTTTTAAGTTATATCCACTGATACTGACACGGGAACCATGGTTATTAGCTTACTGCCAAAGACGAAAGTGGGAGGTGGAAACTGAGAATGCCCAGGTCAGTGCGTTTTCCCACTCGCTGACAGTCTGGGGTGCGGATGGCTCACGCCTTGTGGGTGACTCAGTGGGGTGGGTCCGTCTTCTTCCTGCGCTACTGGGATGACCTACCATCTACAGCCTCTTCAGTCACTGTGAGCTTTTTGATAGGAAccatatttaaaattgtattttcttcCCTTCTGGACAGAGAGGATTGCCCTTTCTTGAAAGTGCTGTAGACTTGGTCATTTCTTTTGTGCGGTGACTGTTTGAGGTGCCTTTGTGGGAGGAAGATGTTTTAAACCTCTTCATGGTGTGTATTTTCTGATACGGTGAGGCTGCCAGTTCTAGTACGGAGTTTCATAGACAAACTCCaaattctatttaaaacaaaaattctgtgAGGACCTCCCATATAGCATAGGGAAAtgtactcaatactctgtaatggtctttatgggaaaataatctaaaaaagagtggatctaTGCTTATGTGTAAttgattcagtttgctgtatagcagaaaccaacacaacgtcATAAACCAACTAGACTcccataaaaattaaatgaaaatcctGTTTGCATCATTGATGCAGTATTGAACCTCTTGTTTTCTGCTTCCTACATTCACTGCTCAGTGAGCAGCTGTGCACTTTGGGGAACATTTCTCTTTCCTACAAATAGTTCTCACTCTGTGAACTCTGACAGTGATGGAAGAAGCCATAGTTATGTTCTGAAAACTGAACAGAAAGGGATCAGGAGTGAAAGgtgtctttattttaaatctgCTTGGGGTGAATTTCCATTTGCCTTGTCTTATTAAACCCTGGTCATGTTGACACCAGGATGGCCTGGATAtgggaacggctgcccactccagtattcttgcctggaggattccacggacagaggagcctggcgggctgcagcccgtggggttgcaaagagtcggacacgactgagcgactaacacagtaTTGGTTTAAAGTATAGATCAGCAttgattgtttttctttgagAGTAGCAGTTACCAGTGTTGTTAAaccagttcatttctttttattcataatATAGATCTGTGTTTTTTATGCTTCTcttaatgttgctgctgctgctgctgctgcgtcgctccagtcgtgtccggccctgtgcgaccccacagacggcagccgaccaggctcccccatccctgggattctccaggcaagaacactggagtgggttgccctttccttctccaatgcatgaaagtgaaaagtgaaagggaagtcgcccagtcgtgtctgtcAACGTTGGCTGAGATTAAAGGTGACTCCGAGCGTTGAGATGCAGCGCTGCTTTGCTTGCAGAGCGCCCGTCGTCTCCTCCTTCCTGCCGCCTCCCCCACCGAGCTTGATTGATCCAGTCTTATATTGTAAAGATAAGATTCACatcaatcatttattttattcatacatAGCTTCCTTTTACAAGAAAAGTCAAAGTTAATGTCAAAGTTAATTTGTCAAATGTTAAACTTCATACTTTCATATAAATTTCATATTTCAAATTTCAGAATAAAACTTAGTTCCTGTGAGTTGTGTTTGAGGTATAAGAAAATACTTCAAacagtttttcaaaatatttaggaaatattttagtTAAAAGCATCCTGTTCAGTGAAAACACTGCATTTTAAAAGTGGCTAGAAAAGGAACACTATTTCAGATATCGACTATGTCACAGAAATTTTAGCTTCTGATCTTGCAACAAAGGAGCATTAAGTCACATCATTTTCTCTTAATGTTAAGAGTTCTGATGCTAAGATGGTCAGCAAAAAACTCTTCTCTCTGGGTATAGGTAACTTAACTTGATGGGTAGTAGTACGGTAGGTTCCATATTCGGTGTGAGAATGTCGGGAACCTGTTTTTTGTGTTCCTGTCTACATAGCTTGAGATGGTGGGGATTTCATCTTTCTCAGGACCCACGGAGCTGCCCCCGGGGGTCACGGAGCGTACAGCGCAGGCTGCGCTCGGGGACCCTTCCAGGCCCTCCTGCTGACTGCTCCCGTCAGCGCTGCTCAGGAAGTCTCTCAGAACTTGCTTGAAGATGTAGACGATTTCCCATGGCAGTACATCGTTTTCTGCCAGAACTTCTCGAAATCTAGAGGCAAAGCACTTATGAGTATTCAGTTCAGAAAATCTCTTTTGTCATAACCCTTTGTCTCAAAAATTCAGCTTAAATGATGTGCTCATATAGTAGTTATCCATCTTTAGCATAAACTGCACATTGCTTTAAAATTATGCTTCTAGTGAAGAAATTTTGAAAGTGACTTTAAAACATTTCCTAGCCAGTGAGAtatcaacagatttttttttttcttgtccagCCCATTCTTAGGGATTTTGGTTGCTGAGTATTTGATACACATGGTTAAAGGATTTATATGATAAATAACGATTTCCACTCTAAATATAAGAGGAGCTTAAGAGTTGACAGCAGACATCACGAGAAGAGAATATAGTATTTTACCTGCTGAGAACAGTTCCCGTTTGACAAGGTTGAACCTGTGAGCAGAGAACCTCGAGTTGTCTTTGTTCCGTAGCTGGAATGGCTGTGTGGGGATTCTGGCAGCTTCTCAGCCAGTTGTAATCCACAcctgtttttttcactttttgctcGTTTTCGATCTCTTGTATCAGCCTCTCCCGTTCCTTCAGATGCCACTTTAATTCCCGGAGCAGAGTCTTGGTCACTACGTCTGAGTCAGGGTAGTGTGTGGATTTGTAGGAATCATATTTTGGCCATTTCATCCAGCCAAAAAATGGCATTTTAAGCCTGTGGAAAAGCTTTCACTTGTttacttgcatgaaatgttacggCTCtgatcagcaaatatttgtttctttacaGTAAATTTGCCAGAAAAGTGCATGGATTTTTCACTGGTTAGATATACAGGTCAGAATAAGATTAGAACGGATTATTTCTAACTAGGTCAGTGCCAAACACCAGGCTTTCGAAATACTTTTATGTCGCTAAGCAGGAATGAAACACAGCCAGAGATAATGTACAGACTGAACGCTTTCTGAAAATAACACCAACACTTGCTATTAAAGGTTCTTAGGGGGCTCTATAATATTAACATATAGGAAAGTGCTGTCTGCAAACATACTTCTGACTCAGGTTTTATACAGAAAAGGTTTAAAGGTTACCTGTGAAGTTGCTGGGTCCAACGTGGCCTGTTGCTAAAGAGTTCACTTGAATTGGTGATGGAGCTGTGCTTCACACAGGCACGTCTCCTCCTCCTGGATGGGCCCCTGTTGAGAGAATGAGCCGCCTCCTTTCCCCACTGAAGCCGTcttcaaaataaataactttctGTGTCAGGAATGAGGCTGTGATGTCTTCATTTGGAGAGAATGCTCCTTAATTCACCTTGTAAGTAGCCTAgaagaaatgacaaaaataacttactatttaatctttacaaattATATAACGCTTTGCCTTTTGAATGTAGCTCAGTCTCTTTGAAAAAGATGCCGGCAGCTACGGATTCTGGTCCTAAATGCGTTTAGACATATCCCTGGTGAAGAGATGAAGAAAGGTCGTCTGAAGCACCGCAGATGCGCTCCCAGCCAAAGTGAAGACTGCCTCGTGATGTGACGCTCTGCTGTGCGGAGCTGCGGGCCACAGTTTAGTGCTGCATTTTTATGCCTGGAGAGCTCTAAAAATAACCGTGTTGCTTTTATTCTTCAGCTTAACTTTCAGGCCATTTAGAAGCCAGGTCACTGTCCCCGCTAATGAAAGCATGGGGAAGGGATCGGGCTTGACTCTTTGCACAAGATACACACAATCTACACTCTGAGGAAACGCGTTACAATTGTGCAAAATAGGCAGAGAATGCTAGATATTAGCAAATGTTACATTCTGTACAGGTTCGGTTTTCTTTCTAAATAGTATTTAAATTCGTATATTTAAACAAGTTGCAGTGCATTACATATAATATTACATACACTGAAGCAGATAACTTAATACTTTGTAATCTCTAGAAGCATGGTGATAAGTGAGTCTATTGATTaaggtcagaaaaaaaaatagagacataaGAACATATGAAGTTGTAAACAAAATCTTACAATTCATTATAGAAAAGGATTTCTGTGTTCTTCTGGAGCTGAAAGTGAGACCTGCACGTCCTCTTCGGGTGAGCTGGCGTGTAAGGTCCTCGTGAGGATTTTCTGTCCGAGCGCCTGTGTGTCTTTCCCTCAGGTGTGAACAGGTTCTTGACTCTCTAGGTCTGTGTTAAATGACTGCACAGCGCTTcccttttctatttgtttcttgTGTTGCTCTTTCCTTCAACTGAACTGTGACGAGTAGACCTCGCTCGTCCGCATCAGACCTGCATGTCACACACGATAGAGAGGGATGCGTGTGGTCACCCTGCAGCTCCTGTCGCTCACATGTTAGAAAACCCAGATGTCAAGATTCATTATCTGCAACGAGCAGGTTTTCACATTGCATCGTGTATAGCGCTGTGCGAAGGACGGGAGGAAAGTTTCTCGTGACAGAACTGTCCTCTCGGATTTCCTCCTGACGGCACTGTGAACCACGCGGCTTCTCCCTTTGAATAACCTCCTCGTCGGCGCTTTTGTTCTTCACGTTTGCCTCTGCAGCGTCAGAGCTGTGTTGGGTGTGGAAGATGACCTGCGTTTCTGTCCTGGGCTTGCTTGCTTGCACACCGGTGTCTGTCCCGTGCGTGCCCGGCTCTGACCCTTCAGCTGCGCTCACGCTGGCTCTGCTGCGGGGCTTGTCTTTCTTTTCCGTGTACCTATACTGTAACTCTCTTTTTCAGGGCCTGGTTTAAATACCAACTAACTTTTTCTTCGGTCTGAAGGAAAAACACCATTTTCCCCTTGACGCCTGTTTGCTTGGCTCTGGTCGCGTTTCTCCCCACTGCTATACTCCTGTCCTTTGAGACCAGGTCCGTTCTGCCCCTGCTGGGGTTGTGGCTCTCCTCTCAGCAGGTACCCTTGACTGTGCCCGACTGTGCCAGCCCTGGTGCATGTCGGGGACTGGGGGGGCGTGGGGGGCAGCGGTGGACCGACTGATCGTGCCCTGACCTGTGGGCCCCGTGGGCAGACGAACCCGAGTCCCCGAGGGGTCGGTGTGGTGGTCCTGGCACACTCGAGCCCTCCCTGGTTGGCTGCAGGGGTCGGGGAAGGCCTTCCTGGGGACGGGCTGTCCTCGGAGCAGAGACCTAAGGGTCATTGAGCAAGCCACACAGAGAACTTCTCGAGGGGCGGTCTCCCGCCTCCCCTTGACCTGTTAGCACCTAACTGGCCATCGAGGCTTGCCCAAGTCTGACCTTCACAGAACGTTTCCTACCTCCCTGACTCACACTCAGTACATTTTCCTTTGATCTTCCTCGGGTAAGCCAGTTTTTCTAATACTTAGGGTGTGCCACCGGTAGtattataaattttgttttttctgtccTAGCTCCTGAGGTCATTAGATTGAAATAGAGCCCAAATGTCATTCTCTGATTACAGCAGTTCCCCTACTGTGATGTAGACAGAGAACAGAAGTATTTGTAGATCCGGGTAAGGAAGTACCTTTGCGTTAATCCTGCCTGTTCATCAGAGTATAATCAGAATAATGTTGGATTTTATTCATCAAACATTTTAGTGAGTTGAATGAGTGAGTTTTTCTAATTGACTGCAACCCCGTGAGGCTGGTTTGTGTGGAAGACGTGAGACTTGAGTGTGAAGGTGGCTCCGTTCTGGTCCCTGCCATGGCTTTCAGGCCTCTTGGCTGAGCTGTAGAAAGCTTTATAAGACGGTGAGAGAGGGTCGTGTCATCcctagtgtgcatgtgtgtaaaagTGTAAGATGCATAAGGAAGTAAATTTAAGTCTAAAAAGACAAAGTTTTGGAATCCTGAAGGGCAGGCTAAGGAGCCAGATTGTATATACGCAGATTTTATGTATTTACGACCCGGCCGCCTCATACAGTTCTCAGCAGCTTTGTATTGCAATTAAAGGAAGGTTTTTCATTGTAAAGAGACTACTGTCTTCCGGTTTTTAATTCCTTTGCTACGGATCTCAAAGTTCTGGattattggggttttttttttttgactattaAAGATGCAGTCAGCATTTGAGAAGCTGATGTTGGATTTCTTTTCCCTGTATTAATTACTCCCTCCATACGGCAGGCCACGTTAAAAGCTGCGTCCCTGCTGGGCTGTGCTCGGGTCTTCCTGACGGGTGGGGACTCGCAGTGCGCCTGGGTCACCGCTCTCACGTGACCTCTGTCCGTGCCCTTTGCCTCTGTAGACATCGTCCCAGGCTTTATAACTTGTTCATTCATATTTCCcttttttctgttcttgtttAAAGCCTTCTTTACTCCATAGTTATGACATAGCGGAAGATCAGCGTTTTAGGCTTAAAAAATAAGTACCTCCTGGCTGTAGAGTTGGTTTGGAGTTGATTTGCAGTTGGTGTGAGGTGGGGGGTCCCCAGGTTGGATAGCCATTATCCAAAGTCAGTGGTCGTCGCTTCGCCCAGGAGCGCTCCTGACGGCTCCCAGCGCGGTCCCTGTGGGCGTGCCCTGGGCGCTTGGAGTATCATCGTATCATGGGCCCTGGGTCTCGTCACACCCTGTGGGGCTGCAGGTTCCACCCGGCCTCCTGTGGGCAGCGATCCGAGGCCCATCGGGGCCTCCGAGCCTCGGCAGGGCTGTCTGGATCTGTCCTCAGTTCTCCAAGTCCTTGCCAGGCTGTCTGGGCTTGGTGCCGCGCCCAGCCCGGGTGAGCACAGCGGTTCCTAGAGGTTCCTGGGGGTCTGCAGTGTCCCAGGGGCGCTGTCCCGCCCAGGGCCTCCCTCTCCCAGTCCTCTGGCCAGAAGCGGGGGCTTTCTTGTCCTGTTCTGCCAAGCACTTCCTGCAGCAGCCTCTGTCCTCTAGGCCGAGCAGTGGATAGACCAAGAAAAAGGGCCGTGAGAGTTTGTGCTGCCGACAAGGGTCCACGTAGTCAAAGTggtgtttttcctgtagtcatgtgcggatgtgagagctggaccataaagaaagctgagtgctaaagaattgatttCGAATTGTGTTCCTGGAGAagacctgagagtcccttggactgcaaaccagtccatcctaaaggaaatcagtcccccCACACCCTGTGCCAGGGCCCACGTGCGTTTTGCAGCGTGGGGAGTTCAGGCCAGGGGCTGCCAGAGCTAAGCACGACGCACTGCGCCTGGTGTGCGCTCGGCACTCGTCTCTCCCCAGTCTGCCCGGTTCCGCTTGCTGGTCAGCGTCCCGCAGCGGCTGCTGAGGCATTCTGCCGGAACTCGCAGCTGCCCCCTGTGCGGGTGCAGATGCTCACCCGtccagctgggagctggggccTTGAACTCGTTGTCGATTCCTccgtcactcagtcctgtctgactctgtgaccccatggactgtggcccaccaggctcctctgtccatgggattctccaggcaagaagactggagtgggttgccctgccctcctccagggggtcttcccagcccaggtctcctgcattgtaggcggattctttcccacctgagctgccagggaagccggTCATTTTGCGTACGCCGGGTCTAACACTGACAGCATGTCCTGTGGGCTCCGCTTTTGCCGCTGCCCCTCTGGTCGGAGCGCTGTCAGCTCTGGCCTTGGTCATATGGTCATTAGGTGGTCTCCCTGCTTTTCTGCTGTGTCTGAGCACCCATCATTCCGCCCCACTTCACCCGGTCAGAGCCATCCTGTTAGAACAGGAGTCAGGTATTGCCGTTTCTCTGTCTATGCGCCAGACTCACCTCACTCAGAGCAAAGGCCAAAATCTTTAGGCTTAGCCCCTGCCAGTCCCCTGGTTCCCCTCCGCCCGGATCCCTGGCCCTTCTGCACCTccagccctccacccccaccGGGCTTTCTCTGCCGGAGCCACGTGGGCCTCCTGCCCACCTTCCTGGGGCTTTGGCCTCAGGGCTCCTGCTTTCCCGAGCTGCCCAGCCTTCGTCTCTGTCCTGTCTTTGCCTGCGTGTCCCCTGTGTAATTTATCCCCAGCCACgttttctttatccgttcctctacGGATGGTCGTttgggttgctttcatgtcttccgttcagtcgctcagtcgtgcccgactctctgcaaccccagggactgcagcatgccaggcttccctgttcatcaccaacttgcTCAGGCtcgtgtctgttgagtcggtgatgccagctaACCGTCTTCGCTCCGTCATCCCTGTATCCGTTTGCCTTCATTATTTCccggcatcaggatcttctcccgtgagtcggctctttgcatcaggtggccaaagtattggagtttcagcttcagcatcagtccttccagtgaatatcaggactgatttcctttacgattgactggttggatctccttgcagtctccaagggactctcaagagtcttttcccacaccagagttcaaaagcatcagtactttgaccctcagcctactttatggtccagctctcacatccagatgtgactactggaaaagctgtagctttgactagccggacttttgtcagcaaagtcgtGTCTTGGTTATTGCAAATACTGCCGCtttgaacactggggtgcgtgtctTTTTTCAGACTACAGTTCTTTTCtgggtatgtgcccaggagtgggattgcaggatcgtGCAGTAACTCCTGTTTTTAGAGAAGCCTCAGACTTGTCTGCAGTGGccgcaccattttgcattcccaccgacgGGGTAGGAGGGTCCCCttcttccacaccctctcccgTGTTTGTTGCGCGTGGACTTTAGAAGGAAAcgatttggctgtgtcaggtcttaggtGTGGcccgcaggctcagtagctgtggcactgaacccgtgtcccctgcactggaaggcgggtTCTGAGCCGCTGGACTGCCAGAGCTCTCCCTGTTAcatgtagactttttgatgatggccattctgactggtgtggggtGGTGCTCACAGTTGTTTTGACTTCCATTTCTCTCACAACTATCAGTGTTGAGCAccctttcatgtgcctgttggccatctggatgttgtctttggagaaatatttattcaggtcttttgccttttttttttttttttactgtttttcttttaaattgagcTGTGTGAACTGTTTGTATAGTTTGgcaattaagcccttgttggttgaattatttgcaaatattttctcccattctgtaaattgtcttttcttggtttcatctcctttgcaaaagcttgtaagtttgattaggtcccatttgttgatttttgcttttatttctgttgccttgggagactgacctaagaaaacattgctatgaTTTACGTCAGAGAATGTGTTGCCTTTGTTCTCTCTGAACCTGTAGCGTCTTGACTGCCTTTAGTTCAAAAGAATCCTCATAGAAAAGTGAGCCGTGTTGCGGAGGCTCGTTCTGAGACCCTGCAGCCTCCATGCGCATCTGGGCTCATACTCCCATCTGCAGGCGCAGCCCTGCTCTCAGCCCTGCTCTCGGGGAAGGCACGGGGGGAGTGCAACAGGCACTGGTAGATTGCCCTGCAGAGTAAGTGGCTGCGTCCGGTTCCCACCCTCCCCTCAGAATCTGAGGCCGCTTGTTCTTCTCGCCAATTTGAAGGATGAAAAACCtcattgctttaatttgcatctcTTTGGTGACTGACTGAGAATTtgattgtattttcatttgtttatggatGATTTGCAATTTTTCTTGTAGGGCTTAATGTAAAAGTTAGCTATTCAAGAATTCTCTTAGCATATGGAAATTTCTTGGCTTTTTATAAACAGTAGACTTTTTATAGGCCTTTTGTAAACAGTATAGtaacttttaatattctttgcaggcTCCTGGGTGAAAAGAGCGCGGAAATGGAGTACATTGACAAATACAGACAACTTGAAGCACAAGAATTTTATCTGTATTTCCTTGATCACTTAATCAGTGGGTCAGATAAAACAGGTATctttaaatatcataaaatatatttgagttGTTCACAACATTAAATtcttaaaagtctttaaaaatatattaatattttgatcaATGAAGAATCCATGTTGTTTGTTAATTCAGGATTTTTAGGGGAGTGAGTGTATGATAGATTATAAATTGTGAGTGTGTGATGGGTTGTAAGttgctcatttttttctcttttaagtatAGTATCTGAATACTCTGGCTTTTGGAAGACTACTGATGGTCCCTTACCTTACTGTTAATTTGAAATACTTAAAATTGTTATTAAAGTtattatatggagaaggaaatggcagcccactccagtcttcttgtctgggaaatcccatggacagaggagccaggcttaaagctcaacattcagaaaatgaagatcatgacatctggtcccatcacttcacgggaaatagatggggaaacagtggaaacagtgtcagactactttttggggctccaaaatcactgcagatggtgattgcagccatgaaattaagacgcttactccttggaaggaaagttatgaccaacctagatagcatattcaaaagcaagagac from Ovis canadensis isolate MfBH-ARS-UI-01 breed Bighorn chromosome 18, ARS-UI_OviCan_v2, whole genome shotgun sequence encodes the following:
- the RD3L gene encoding protein RD3-like; this translates as MPFFGWMKWPKYDSYKSTHYPDSDVVTKTLLRELKWHLKERERLIQEIENEQKVKKTGVDYNWLRSCQNPHTAIPATEQRQLEVLCSQVQPCQTGTVLSRFREVLAENDVLPWEIVYIFKQVLRDFLSSADGSSQQEGLEGSPSAACAVRSVTPGGSSVGPEKDEIPTISSYVDRNTKNRFPTFSHRIWNLPYYYPSS